A region from the Plutella xylostella chromosome 6, ilPluXylo3.1, whole genome shotgun sequence genome encodes:
- the LOC125488666 gene encoding uncharacterized protein LOC125488666 produces the protein MSAFTSALRQMQEVFNGMKREMTDFTASLNYTSEDIVQFRQELTEMKGQLKELEYYKSEVKTLRAEVSELRQELAAKEQRHFTKDVEITGLTETNGENLTQVVNVLSNKLGVQLDPRDVDDVRRVGARGGGGGGGSGGAGAGAMERPRPVVLTFTRRAPRDQLLRAAKARRGITTEMLEVPGNSRRVFVNEHLTKENRVLFSKARALGAELKFKFVWTSNCNIFMRRSETSSVLRITSESILDKLAKQMPTSNLNESSKI, from the coding sequence ATGTCTGCCTTCACTTCGGCCCTGCGACAGATGCAAGAAGTATTCAATGGCATGAAGCGTGAGATGACAGACTTTACCGCCTCATTAAACTACACATCAGAGGACATAGTACAATTCCGTCAAGAATTAACAGAAATGAAGGGACAGCTCAAAGAACTTGAATATTACAAAAGTGAGGTCAAAACTCTCCGGGCGGAGGTATCCGAGCTGCGTCAGGAACTGGCGGCCAAGGAGCAGCGGCACTTCACGAAGGACGTGGAGATCACCGGCCTCACCGAGACCAACGGCGAGAACCTCACTCAGGTGGTGAACGTCCTGAGCAACAAGCTCGGAGTGCAGCTGGACCCCCGCGACGTGGACGACGTGAGGCGCGTCGGAgcgcgaggcggcggcggcggcggcggcagtggcggcgccggcgcgggcGCGATGGAGCGGCCGAGACCGGTGGTGCTCACGTTCACGCGGCGCGCGCCCCGCGACCAGCTGCTGCGCGCTGCCAAGGCACGGCGCGGTATCACCACGGAAATGCTCGAGGTTCCCGGAAACTCTCGCCGAGTGTTCGTTAACGAACACCTTACGAAGGAAAACCGGGTCCTTTTCAGCAAAGCCCGTGCTCTCGGAGCTGAACTGAAGTTCAAATTCGTCTGGACATctaactgtaatatttttatgcgGCGCTCAGAGACCAGTTCGGTCCTTCGGATTACATCTGAATCAATTTTAGATAAACTCGCAAAACAGATGCCAACTTCTAACCTTAATGAGTcatctaaaatataa